A genomic window from Balaenoptera acutorostrata chromosome 20, mBalAcu1.1, whole genome shotgun sequence includes:
- the BORCS6 gene encoding BLOC-1-related complex subunit 6 → MESPRGRPGPEAGLLALGKQQAAIIGGGPDRTASEPPSGLRLSEEEEAENVGGASRIPRASPKTSSCSFVHPPEWEAPEEEPGRGGTPSGAGSNRGAPGPENDPHASSRRKEPEDRPASEGVCRRGSPGGGGLDVEQEKEDDDEAAAASRAGRSFSSRLQDSRSLDGLSGACGGAGSSGGAESGAGGGRRATISSPLELEGTVSRHGDLTHFVANNLQLKIRLSCAPQPPPPAPARPSSAPPLTPAIPPIDPDVLRDLERLSRELGGRVDRLLRGLGGAVQELTALSVGCIQTYRDAVDSLGEAVDMSIKGMYTLLARCEELERALQPVQGLARQVRDIRRTLEVLEALCK, encoded by the coding sequence ATGGAGTCGCCCCGGGGGCGGCCTGGGCCCGAAGCAGGCCTTTTAGCTCTGGGGAAACAGCAAGCCGCGATCATCGGCGGCGGCCCGGACCGAACGGCCTCTGAGCCGCCCTCAGGCCTCCGGTTGTCCGAGGAGGAAGAGGCCGAGAACGTTGGGGGCGCGAGCCGCATCCCCAGGGCGTCCCCGAAGACTTCGAGCTGCAGCTTCGTCCACCCTCCGGAATGGGAGGCTCCGGAGGAAGAGCCGGGCCGCGGAGGGACGCCTTCTGGAGCAGGGAGCAACCGGGGGGCGCCGGGTCCCGAAAACGACCCGCATGCATCCTCCCGGCGCAAGGAGCCCGAGGACAGGCCTGCATCCGAGGGCGTCTGCCGTCGAGGAAGCCCTGGAGGCGGCGGGTTGGATGTTGAGCAGGAGAAGGAAGATGACGATGAGGCGGCGGCAGCCAGCAGGGCTGGCCGTTCCTTCTCCAGCCGCCTTCAGGACAGCCGCAGCCTGGACGGGTTGAGCGGGGCGTGCGGCGGCGCCGGGTCCTCAGGGGGTGCAGAGTCTGGCGCGGGTGGCGGGCGGCGCGCCACTATCTCCAGCCCGCTGGAGCTCGAGGGCACGGTGAGCCGCCATGGCGACCTCACCCACTTTGTCGCCAACAACCTGCAACTCAAGATCCGCCTGAGCTGCGCCCCTcaacccccgccccctgcccctgcGCGGCCCTCTTCGGCGCCCCCACTCACTCCGGCCATTCCTCCCATCGACCCCGACGTGCTCCGGGACCTGGAGAGGCTGAGTCGGGAGCTGGGCGGCAGGGTAGACCGTCTGCTTCGCGGGCTGGGTGGTGCGGTGCAGGAGCTGACAGCGCTGAGCGTGGGCTGCATCCAGACCTACCGTGATGCCGTGGACTCCCTAGGCGAAGCTGTGGACATGAGCATCAAGGGCATGTACACCCTGCTGGCGCGCTGTGAGGAGCTGGAGAGGGCTCTGCAGCCAGTTCAGGGACTGGCGCGCCAAGTCCGGGATATCCGACGCACCCTGGAGGTGTTGGAGGCCCTGTGCAAGTGA